In the Drosophila virilis strain 15010-1051.87 chromosome 4, Dvir_AGI_RSII-ME, whole genome shotgun sequence genome, TCTCTTTGGGCTCCTAAAAGTGTAAATTAACAGatatattagatatatatatatatatatatatatatatatatgtatataagggGCATTCGCTTACCTTGTTGCTGGCGCCACGTTTGCTGCGCTTGTGATGTTTCCGATCGTTGAACATGCGACggaaattcatttgcattttataattgACCTAAAATTAAACACACAAAGACATATGTTTTCAATACAATATTGTTTAATTTCCATAGTATTGAGGTGCTCTCAGAGATTTGTCAATGTGTTCGACTCACCTGTGTGGACAAATCTCTGTCATCTACTGCGTGTCGGCTATAACTAAGACGACGGTGCTGTAAGGAATATTACGAAAGCACATTAAATGCCATATTATAAATggtgtttgttttctttttttttttttaaatttatttgacaaGTTATACGATTAATTGTAAATTTGCTGCTAACtagcataaacaacaattgattAGGTGAATAAAGACGTCTCACAACATTTGTACAGCTTACATATACATTAAGATAATATGCTCTGAATATGattgaatatatttcaatttatagaTTGTTATTAAAGGGCGTGCTTGTGGGCACAGCAAATGGAGGTGCACTTCGGCCTGGCCGCAGCGAGAATACTCTTTCcaaaatataaagaatatatagcatatatatagaatatatccaatattcattttttgttggtttttaagTAATAACACACAaagttatttaacaattagATAAACTGAACAGTTTTGCTAaatttgaaccggcgacttCTCGCTAGTTGACTCGAGGCGCAAAAAAAACGGATGCATTTCGATTTTTTCTCCCACAACAAACTTGTATTTTGAAAAGAGTATATTTTTGGATAAGGGATTTAAATTGCAACACAACATTTaggtatatacaaatatatatataaatataagtatattcttgTTGGTAAAAAGTGTGTGCTTTACAGGATCTAGCAAAAGAAGAAGATTAGTAAAGTAAATTGTTagaaacaaaattcaaataaatgtaaCAAGCAAACccgaaaaaaaattgatatatgtgcgcatttcaaaatgttttttgctGTGCTGCAAACGAGTTTAATTGGATGTTAAGTGTTGAACCTGATATAATTGTGATGTTTCGCAATTTTAGATCAAATCGCCAACTACTCTAATACATTTATAATGGAAGATGAACCTACGGTTCCACAATATGTTCAATATTATGGAAATTATAAGagcttacaattttttttagaaatattttgaatatttgtaaGTCAAGTCTTgagttttaatatatatttgtctaGCCTGCAAAAACTACTTTGAAATACTTTTAAGAAATAAAGAATAGTACCCaaacaattataatttgcTATTAAAGCATTGTTAAAGTATTAATAGTTATAGATTAAACAACGCTATTCTGGAaaattcacatatatatattgtatatctCCCTAATAGAAACATGTTCTGTGCTTGTTTGATGTACAATGAATGGAAATGTttttgaaaaactaataaaaatgaatttgagttCTGAGTTTAAGTTCttatcaaattgaatttaagtaTACATAGATTTATTTGAGAGTTGTTAGCCATTTAGAAAAAAGTTGATTATCAATacgatttgtttgttttatagaCACCAATTATACATTAAGATATTGACTAGAAACTGTAACTGTTAATTAATTAGTATAATTAATGTTATTAATTATATGCATTACAAAAATGTCTTGCAGTCATTAGTACAGACACACAAAAACGTGTAACATATACAGAAACAAATGTTtatcattttaattgattattaattaattttatttttttttgtaataaaagaaagaataaaatgaaaattaaagaaattctTAAATCAGTTGAACCAATTTATTCGTACCATTTGTATGGAAGCCTTTCGTTAcgaaatatttgaatattttgtacAGTTtcgtaaaatattttcaaagcaCACAAAAATTTGAAGTAGTTTTCGagatattttgtattattatatttttgacgTTGACGAGAAGTTAAAGTTGAAGTTGAGTTCGTAACAACGGGAAGAAATCAAAGAAACGattaattacaaatatatctaattatatagatatagtcagcatatatatgtatatatagagagagtgagtaagagatatatatataaagagagagaaggagagagagagagagagagaagcgtGTCTCAAAACGAAATGCCCAAAAAGGAAACTAAGGTGGAAagcataaaatacaaatacgacTACGAGGCGTCAAGTATTTTCGGTGATATGGATTGGAATtgtgatatatatatcatataggtacTCAAAAACTTgggccgtgtgtgtgtgtgtaagaatATGCTATAAGATATATAGTAGTTGTAGTAGTTAAAACTGTCACTGCTATATTATagaaaaccaaaccaaaatcGATTATTATGCTGAAGGTGCTCAACTCGATTGCGAGCTGCATACGTACCCTTCTATATGGCTTTAGTTCTTCGGCCAGCAGATGGTGTATCTTGGCATCTGTCAAATCCTTTTTGGATGGATTATAGTCCAGTTCGGCCATGTCCAAGTTGTGGGAGCACGAGTTGTCCAGATTTGTCAGGCTGGGACTATTTGAATGGAGCAGACACatggaaattaattaaacgaaaatatattcctatatatatatagagatactACCAAGTTTTAAACAAAGATACAGATAAACGAATTTTAGATATGCAAAagttctttaaatatatatatatatatatataaagtgtaGAAGAGAGAAGTATTTTTGGAGTGTAGAAATTGGGGGCCAATCCGgtaattatgttaatttttgtgcTAAATTtttcatgccaaaaaaaaattactacAACATTTCGTTTTAAATTTCTTGCATACATGCATTGTACGGctattgttatcgattattaattatcgattatcgattatcCAAAATTCGTTTACCAGGTGGTGTATATGGTTGGCGGTGCCCACCTGCCGCCAATATAATTATTGGTATAATTCCTAAACAATGCACTCATCGACTCGGTGCCCGTCATCTGGCCAATTGTCGACGGATTACGACGCATCACCTCCATGGCATCCCGCATGGTCAGCTTGGAGTAGGTCTCAATAATTTTGGGTTCGGCGCCCTGTAAAGCATAGAGAGAAGCATTGGGAGGGGAAGAAGTTAAGTATACTCAGCTTAAAAGTAAGATGGAATTCTGATACCTACCTTTAGATCTCTGATCAGCAGGGGGCGTATGAAGCGATTGTCGAAACGCTTGAACTTATCACGCACATTGTAGTTGCCCGTCTTGCCCACAATATCCTCAATGCCAGCCATCAAGTGATCCATAAACTAAAAGGATTCAAATGAGAAAATCATTGTATAAATAAGCAGGACTGATAACTGCCTGTTAAAGTTCATGTTAATTCATTTTCAGTAAGAGGTGCATTAGAATGTGAATTTATATCAGCTAAGATCTACAGAATCTATTAGCTTTTATCTtccttgtaaatatttaacatacaGATTAAGTTACAAAATTCCTTAAAGTGATTCTGAATATTGTCAGCTAAGATCTATTAAATTTATTCTGAGCTTTAAGAATGAGTTTTTAACTTACACGCTCGTGAATTCGCTCGTTCATGCTGGGCTTCCGCTTGTTGGCTCGCTTCACGTTAAGAATCTTGACAAGTGGCTTTATGGTGATGCCTTGCACAAACACCGTAAAGTAGATCACAGCTATGGTTGTGGTCACATACATATTCTTATGCTTGACCACATTCTCATCGACGAGCAGGACGAGGGCAAAGGCAACGGCGCCCCGCAAGCCACCGTACGACATGACAAACTGATCCACTCGCGACAATTTGTGCAGTCGAAAGCGATTGGCAATGGCCGACAGCAGAATGACACCTGTACAGGTTGCAGTAAAGAACAGTCAAACATTCAAATGTGGAGCTAGATCGAATATACCCACCGATAACACGAAATATGGAGCAGAAGGCAATGGTTAGGATCACAAACCACGTATTCCATACGTGCATATTGTTGACGGTGGCCACGCCTAGGAACATAAATATAATCGTCTCCGCCGAACTGGATAACATTTTCAACGCATATTTAACAGTTGTATGCGACTTTTGCGATATATTCGACTCCACATAGTTCTTCATCGTAATGCCGCAGAAAGTAATGCTGGAGATAGGCAAGAAATAGAAGGACAAATATTTGGTTATGATAATGTTGCTATTTGTTGCCACAGATCATACTCACGCCAGAATGCCGCTCATGTGAAAGATTTCAGCATTTAGATATGCCAGATAGGccataacaaaaataaatatgggCTCTATGACACGCACATGATCCGTAAAACGTGTTAGCAGACCCGTCAGGAAGCCCCAAATAATGcctgtaatatatataaaatatttataatcaaaaatatgaaactgAAAGTGTTCAACAAAGAGTCCCTGGTTCAATGCCCCGCAAAAATCTTATTAAATCAAACGTTGTTTtcgttacatttttttttgtttaatataaatttatattaattaagagAATCTGAACAGACGTTGTAATTAAATAATCACAACACATTTCTGAATGCgtcaaataaatcaatttgacataTAGGAAACTGACTCATCTGACCGCAAAAGCATTTATTATGGACTATATCTtcttatttgatttatgtatattatgcATTGTTGCtttatatagattatatatgGCACTTACCTATGGCAGTTCCGCCCAGGGCCACAACGAAAAACGAGCCCACGCCGCTGGCAATGTCCTGCGCCATAATGTTGGGCAATCCGATCTCATTATAGACCTCCATCATGTGATACATGACAACCTGCAAGCATGCAACAGGCAATTAGTAATTGCACCTCGATTAACACTCAATCAAGCCACAAGCCGCATGATTTGATGGGCTTGTGAAACTTCCTGCGAATTAcccaatgaaaaaaaaaaacaaagtagtTGTACTTACCGTGACGGCATCGTTGAGCAGGGACTCGCCAAAGACGACAATGTAGAGGATCTCGTTGACGTGTATTTCCTCGAATACGGCAAGCACAGCCACCGGGTCGACGGCGGATATTAGCGAGGCAAACAGAAAGACGTCCAACAACTTGGGCGTCTCATCGCCAAAGACGCCGCACAGCCCACACGCGTAAAGGGAGCCACCTGCAATGCAAGGAGTCGATAAATCTCAACATTCTgcttttcaattaattgcGCTGTCAATTGCAGCGGGCTTGTTCACAGTTAATTGCACTAACTTGCTTAAAGgcgttttaattgcatttgctcAAATGAAGTGTCTTAATTGATTTTCAAGTTTTAAATATCTTCTATGGCGAAATTACTTAAATTCATTAATATTTCAGAGCAAGGAAGGCTTTGGTAGAGGACAAAAtaagataaattaaattaaatcttaaatattgtcaagtttaaaaaaatattaatgaacAAATTATTTGTAGCATAACTAGTTCTTGGAATAAAATGGTGCGCTGCAGTTTTGGGTGAGGCTTTTCTTTATAAAACTTATCCCATTTATGTACAATTTAAGTTCCAGGCTAGTAGTAGTATAATTAGTAGTATTGATAGTTTAAGTAGtaatagtagtagtagtattTCCAGTAGAAGTAGTAGtggtagtagtagtagtagtagtagcaGTAGTAGTAGtggtagtagtagtagtagtagtagtagtagaagtagtagtagtagtagcaGTAGAAGTAGTAATGGTAGTAGTAGTGGAAGAAGTAGTAGTAGTAGAAGTAGGAGTAAAAGTGGTAGTAGTACtggtagtagtagtagtagaaGTAGGAAAAGAAGTGGTAGAAATATAAGTATTACTAAATGTGCTAAATACAGTACTATGAGTCTAACTGGTTATACAATTAGTAGTAGTAGTGGGaatagtagtagtagtaaCAGCATTAAAAGTAGTAGACGTgatagtagtagtagtagaaGAATGCTAACTGTACTGTGAACTATACACCTTAACAGACACAACATTCCAAGCCGGCGTTTCAATTCGATTGTAGCCTAACCTAAATTAAAGCAAGTCTTGAAATAAAAATCCAGTTCGCCTCTGAGGTTTACTTTCCCATTATTCAAggccacataaataaatgtaactcatttgtaattataataatattgctTTGAACTAGAACTGAGACTATTTTTATGccttcatacatatatatgccaatCTGAAAagttacataaataaacatataaatcGCATTCGTTATTATATCTGaaattaatgaaataatttttaagcCCAGGTCTGAATTAATAATTTGCCAAACACAAATTTAagcagttgtgtgtgtgctttgaaATTGACTTTCCCAACTTTTGACAAACATTAGCTGTAATAAAAAATCTCTTAGATCTGTagatatttgtttgtttttcataaaaatcacgttagattgtttttatttctaacAGATGTGCGCCAACCAAGCGTAATGCCTCGTGCCTTCATCATTAGAGGAAGCCCCAACCCCACCAATTCCATTCCAATAGATGTATATCCCCATATATCCACATCAATCGCATGTTGTGttacattttgtataaatcaCGTCTAAGCGGTCATCTACAACTGTCTTCCCTCGCCGCTTGGCCCCTGCTGCTCTCCAGGCGCTTGTTACCCTGCCCTTGGACAACATTGTTCGTTGTTCGCGTGCCACAAATTTTGATGTGTTTAACAAGCGCGTCGCCATTGTAATCAGTCCTAAGTAATGCTacagatatatgtatttccagtaaatttgtttactttgtcAGCGTGCGAAAAACACAATTGAAATGTCGTCAGTTTGGGGGGGAGCGAAATGCATTAACATAATATATGACTCGAGCTTAGTAACtattttcaaacatttattGTGAACACGAGAATGTGATGTCTGTTATATATGTAAGGACGAGTCATGTTCAAGGGTAGTAAGGTCTTGAAAAggatttaataataaataaaatgtatatattttaaattgatgCTCTAATGGCTGAAGTAAACGGGACTGTTCATATTGAAAAAAGGCCTTAGCCTTAATAGTAATAGTTTTATAGGGGGTTTTCACTgctcatttgatattattattattatagagAAGGCATTAAAATGAGTTTAGAAGAGTGGgctgtttttattataaagaTGAAATAATTCGTATTCTTCTCAAGATTAAATTCAATCCTAATTTTGTTTAGAACTTTGAATAAGAAATCAGAGCTCTGTTGGGATGCCCAATAAGATATTCGGTATATTCCAAATATAGAATCCGTTTATAATTCCTAAAAGGTTCAAGCTAGAACTGAAAtaatgttgttgatgctgataaaaatTCAGTACTACTCTTAAGCTTAGGCGCATAAAACTAGCAGACTGTGAAAAGTTAAAGAATCCCCCGATAAAGCTGTTTACTTCATTTTAAGGTCTATTGACATTGGGGAAACTGCGCTGTCATTGGGCCACTTGATGGATGAGTGCGAACCACACGAGCATCAAGTTTTGCCCCACTTTGGCTTCTACTCTTCGTTTGGGCCATGTTCCGCTCGTTGGCGACGTGTGCGATGACGCACCattaaaataatcaatttaatgGAATACTCACCAATTGTGGCCACATTGAAGATGGTGCCAACCACGGCCATCAGCAGGATGGTGCCCAGATTATCGAAGAACATGCGATTCGGCATAAAGTAGCCCGCGTCCAATATTATCGGCGGCAGCATGTAAAAGAAGAACGTGTTCGGTGTCAGCGGCGAGACGGCAACATCTGTGCAGAAATAGAGAACAACGCCtatggccacgcccacaacgaTAAGTAGACAGGATTCCGGAAATATCAGATGCAATTTGGGCGTCATGTGAAAACCTgtgaaatgcaaaaaatttaaattaagcaaaacaaaacatacaaaaaccaACACACAATAGccacaaatttgcatatgtatctatgtgGGCGTCATGGGGCGTGGCGGACAAATACATTTACTAAAATTGCACAAAaggtttgttttttcttttcatatttGCCGAGTGCCTATAAAAACCGACACGAGAAAAACAATTTCCATTCCAACAATGGCACATTTACATGAAAATGTGAATATGCTCTCCGCACCGCCAGACACCCTTCCCCAATGGAGCTGCTCAACGATTATGGCTGATTCTTGTATTTGGGTCAATTCCTTTAATGGGGCCAAATATGGgtatacacaaataaaacACTCTATGCTGAGACACGACACTTTAGAAATATATACGATAATGTGTgctaaattgtttttgaaactacatttttattgactcGCGACGAAAGTTCTTAATATATATCTCCTATAAAGTGGATTTTTGGGAGAAGCTTTacgtttgcatatatatgtatgccttATTGTACCTGCAAGCgtgcatgttttttttttggtatatatgcaaacatgcTTGCATGCGTACATGTATGAATACATGCCCAGACACCTACAGGCACACACAcctatatgcatgcatgtgtacatacaaacacatatatacatgcatgcagacatatgtatatgtttgtgtgcatgccagcatattcatataaatgcttgtatatatatgtatgcatgttggTTTCTATTATgtagacatacatacatacatacaaacacatgtACAGcattgcatacaaaaaaaaccgacaaaaatataaaaaaaaaacactactCTACCAGCTAAGCATGAAAAACTGCAGAGCCTAattgaattcttgagaatcgaggagaaGAGCACTCGgtagaaattaattttatttcaatttgcagaACAGCGACAAATACGTTTGGTCTGCGTTtggtattaaaaaacaaacatgcatgcatacatatatacagtaacacacacacgccaacatacacccacacacacacacaaacacactcatatataatacttatatgCGTACAAAATActtgtattattatatattttgtttcataTGAGCTCACGattataaaatttgtatagaatcctaactttatttattgctatgtagtttatttatgtattccatatatatatttccatatataaatatatattaaaagaatATAATCATAATTATTATAGTTAATCTTTGAAAATCTAAAACTAAATAGAGGAAATTAAATACGAATCAGAATTGAATTCAAAATCGATGAGCAAAATGTTcataattatgaaaattggttgacaaTGGAAGTTAACAGAGAGCACATAATCTACAAAGCTATCAATGCTAGCAAAATGTTTGCACAGCTGAAAAAAGTGGCCCCGATAATTATGTAAGTAAGTAAGTAAGCTCACTTGGGGCAGttgacagacagagagagagagagagagagagagagagagagagagagagagagagagagagagagagagtagggGGTTCCTTTGCAATGAACCAATAAGTGAAGCAGTTGGCCTTCAGCAAATGGATTTTTGTGCAAGCCAAGCCACGAGCCGGCTAAAAGAGCGGGCCAACAAGATAGCAAAGTCAAGagttgagaaaaaaaaagagcaggTGCCAGTCAAAATCGAGATTGCAGCCAAATCGTTTATGCAATCTGGCAAATTGTTGCGCCCGGGGGTTTGGGCCTTGCTTTCTCGGGGGTGGTGGCTGCTGCTTTTTAGGGGCCAGTGTCAAGGCTTTTGGGCGCTTGTTGCGCCACTTGGCTGACTCTTATGCAATACCCTTCAGCTGCACACCTAAGCACACACccaggcacacacagacaggaCGCACAATCAGCAAAAGTCAAcgttatataaacatattgatTTTGCCCGCCTGGCAACCGGCGAACCGACGGAAGCCCAGGCAAATaagtaacaaataaataaataaaatatgtaaaaaacgAATGCATATGCTTTACATAtattgacatatatatatacgcaccGATTTTGGCTATGCTCGCCGAAAGTATCCAAATGCCAATTATGAACGGCGTCTTGACCCGCGCAAAGTCCACCTGGGAGAGCGGATAACGTTCCGTGTGATGATGTGCCTCGTCCGTCTCATCGTCGAGCGACACATCGAACAAATCCTTCTCAATCTTCGCATCACCCGTCAGCGGTTCGGCTTTGGGCAGAGCCGGAGAAGCAGCTGTTGATGCTGGTGCCGCTGTCGTCTGAGGCAGCTGAAGTAAGATTTTGGAAAagatttgtattgttttgtatTGTATCTAAGCAACCCCTTCCGCTAACATGGCAAATATTTCCagctacatttattttttaaataatccCCCAACTATCCGCAACTATTTAGGATAGATAACCTTTTAACTTCAATTCTCTGTGCTATTTCACTATCTTAACTGCCTCATAGAGAAAGCCTGCTCCAATTACAGTCATAGtaaatattacatatatcTTTTCTGCCAACTGTCTAAACACTTTGTCTGATGGATGTGCGATTCAGTCAACAGTTGGCGTCAGCTGAAACTTTTGGTAATAACTCATGACAAGCGACATTTCTAACTTTTGTTGAGCTTCTGGCCTGGTCAATTACCATAATTAGAGGCAATTTTGCTTGCTGTGTTCGAATCGAAATGGCTAAAACTTAACGACAGTTGAATGCCAGTCCGAGCCCTGACATTTCCTGGGGGCACAAAACCAGTGTTGTCAAGTTTTGAGTTGCAAAAAATACTCTAATCAAAAAAATGCTTCAAACAGCTAATCCAAGAAAGCCTTTTTGTACCTCTTAACGGAATAAATAATCACGTATTTTATAACACTGcttattttgaaataattcGCACACAATAGTGTTGGAAAACGCTGCCATTTTTAGCTTAGGAACAACAACCTCAAGTTATGCAaggatttatttttgtattatataagAAAAGGAAATTgtaataaaatgataaaatatAGTGTTGAAAAACGCTGCAGTTATTTACAGCTTAGGAATGGAAGGCTCATGAAGCAAATACCAAGAAATTTGTACAATAGTGTTGAAAAACGTGATAATCTCCAACAGTTTAAGAATGGAAGACTCAATAGCTAGCTACTCATAGATAGCtgagaaataataatatttttgtttagccAGAAACtattttgcatgcattttaCTCAATTTAAGAAAAGTAAATTATGAAGAAGTGAatcgcaaacaattttaattccGGTGTTGAAAAACGCTGCATACTTTGCGAGCTTAGTAAAGGAAAACTAAATACTTGGTTAGGTATTTTTAATCCACTAAGAACAAGAATGCAATTAGTTGAAAAGCACTTTGTAGGGATAAAGGAAAATAGGCAATAGCTCGCATTCGgctcttaaataataaaaattaaaaaatgcgTGGAAACTTGCGTCGAGCTGCCTCTATAAATGtgtagtatatatgtatgtttatatatttgtatgtaatatatgtatgtttccCACACTATCTATGGGAATCGCATTCCAGACTATCTTCGGttcttatagtccgatctgtatgaaattttcagggcTTCAACTTGGCAATCTACAATTGTACAAATACTTATACTCAACAATATACATAAATCGCTTTGGCGTTATCCAAAACAACttgcaaatattgttttattaaacaaaaatgtagagagagagaagggcGGAAATGAGAGCTCGTCTGCCATTGATGAGCTGATCGTAATTACATTTTCAGCTCCTACTTATCTAATTTTTCAGCTATTCTTAAAAAACCCACAGAAGAATATCGTAATTAAATTTCCATACTTACGTTTAGCTGCGTGACGGCATCCGCTGGCTTGGCGCTGGAGgcggaactggagctggagctggagctgctgctggaggcgCTAACATTGGGACGTGCCTCGATGctggtcagcaaaatgcaaatgccgcacagcagcagcaacagttgccgctgccagcTGC is a window encoding:
- the Nhe2 gene encoding uncharacterized protein Nhe2 isoform X7, with amino-acid sequence MSMVSRTEKDYDSATPALQQQMNLARRACWSSCPTRPSSSSSPSSLNAIEIQLPVATACQPAKPMTPNQSVLRLPPAPPRTTTTTTQSPPSKRPRFSPGGSWQRQLLLLLCGICILLTSIEARPNVSASSSSSSSSSSSASSAKPADAVTQLNLPQTTAAPASTAASPALPKAEPLTGDAKIEKDLFDVSLDDETDEAHHHTERYPLSQVDFARVKTPFIIGIWILSASIAKIGFHMTPKLHLIFPESCLLIVVGVAIGVVLYFCTDVAVSPLTPNTFFFYMLPPIILDAGYFMPNRMFFDNLGTILLMAVVGTIFNVATIGGSLYACGLCGVFGDETPKLLDVFLFASLISAVDPVAVLAVFEEIHVNEILYIVVFGESLLNDAVTVVMYHMMEVYNEIGLPNIMAQDIASGVGSFFVVALGGTAIGIIWGFLTGLLTRFTDHVRVIEPIFIFVMAYLAYLNAEIFHMSGILAITFCGITMKNYVESNISQKSHTTVKYALKMLSSSAETIIFMFLGVATVNNMHVWNTWFVILTIAFCSIFRVIGVILLSAIANRFRLHKLSRVDQFVMSYGGLRGAVAFALVLLVDENVVKHKNMYVTTTIAVIYFTVFVQGITIKPLVKILNVKRANKRKPSMNERIHERFMDHLMAGIEDIVGKTGNYNVRDKFKRFDNRFIRPLLIRDLKGAEPKIIETYSKLTMRDAMEVMRRNPSTIGQMTGTESMSALFRNYTNNYIGGRWAPPTIYTTCPSLTNLDNSCSHNLDMAELDYNPSKKDLTDAKIHHLLAEELKPYRRASIQMHRRLSYSRHAVDDRDLSTQVNYKMQMNFRRMFNDRKHHKRSKRGASNKEPKENVKQNHVSFHDFQQNGTTKQLSNAEECPQNPNEINVIGPSDDWDDGLTFTAKSSPDSDRANNNSLIAHIQNLPGFDASKARIVQHYAPKLDDDQQDLDSPDPSVGPTAAELILPWRRDRSYQSIVAEHPIPEEDRNLSRDSDGERRVATPTATESQLPWKRGGDESTDAVQQNEFPAWASNKEYLAYNSPSATFLGGINKPKQPKSVIGLFRRESSSSKAGSLGSGAVDAASASQDLMVVPTINAINPLIQLPSTSMHNPRLDNRSQSISSGTLGAHLVGPDGHTGPFPVTASHRRNVRRGSMLELSGLIATGRRPSRVLLCSPGASNLLENTTTTTATTATTTTTTTATTATNIKPIISTTTTTSTVNNCNSANLITTTATFNSPSNSSTTNYSSPTSESSGATYYSNDTIPEESSYQHGHSKSLCEPVDADDWDAVPLAGTAAASASASAKVMHAGREPLLPRLAATTNTPRAQIRHMNAGAVGGSAVGVGGGRNQVTSALLDYEDTDTDTEEEDEDDDEGEDFDLYDDENIVVTTFTTPATPRPHELGRRHGAAAGAAAGAAPAPPPTTTTTTTIRLTRNNDESII
- the Nhe2 gene encoding sodium/hydrogen exchanger 3 isoform X17, with amino-acid sequence MSMVSRTEKDYDSATPALQQQMNLARRACWSSCPTRPSSSSSPSSLNAIEIQLPVATACQPAKPMTPNQSVLRLPPAPPRTTTTTTQSPPSKRPRFSPGGSWQRQLLLLLCGICILLTSIEARPNVSASSSSSSSSSSSASSAKPADAVTQLNLPQTTAAPASTAASPALPKAEPLTGDAKIEKDLFDVSLDDETDEAHHHTERYPLSQVDFARVKTPFIIGIWILSASIAKIGFHMTPKLHLIFPESCLLIVVGVAIGVVLYFCTDVAVSPLTPNTFFFYMLPPIILDAGYFMPNRMFFDNLGTILLMAVVGTIFNVATIGGSLYACGLCGVFGDETPKLLDVFLFASLISAVDPVAVLAVFEEIHVNEILYIVVFGESLLNDAVTVVMYHMMEVYNEIGLPNIMAQDIASGVGSFFVVALGGTAIGIIWGFLTGLLTRFTDHVRVIEPIFIFVMAYLAYLNAEIFHMSGILAITFCGITMKNYVESNISQKSHTTVKYALKMLSSSAETIIFMFLGVATVNNMHVWNTWFVILTIAFCSIFRVIGVILLSAIANRFRLHKLSRVDQFVMSYGGLRGAVAFALVLLVDENVVKHKNMYVTTTIAVIYFTVFVQGITIKPLVKILNVKRANKRKPSMNERIHERFMDHLMAGIEDIVGKTGNYNVRDKFKRFDNRFIRPLLIRDLKGAEPKIIETYSKLTMRDAMEVMRRNPSTIGQMTGTESMSALFRNYTNNYIGGRWAPPTIYTTCPSLTNLDNSCSHNLDMAELDYNPSKKDLTDAKIHHLLAEELKPYRRASIQMHRRLSYSRHAVDDRDLSTQVNYKMQMNFRRMFNDRKHHKRSKRGASNKEPKENVKQNHVSFHDFQQNGTTKQLSNAEECPQNPNEINVIGPSDDWDDGLTFTAKSSPDSDRANNNSLIAHIQNLPGFDASKARIVQHYAPKLDDDQQDLDSPDPSVGPTAAELILPWRRDRSYQSIVAEHPIPEEDRNLSRDSDGERRVATPTATESQLPWKRGGDESTDAVQQNEFPAWASNKEYLAYNSPSATFLGGINKPKQPKSVIGLFRRESSSSKAGSLGSGAVDAASASQDLMVVPTINAINPLIQLPSTSMHNPRLDNRSQSISSGTLGAHLVGPDGHTGPFPVTASHRRNVRRGSMLELSGDTIPEESSYQHGHSKSLCEPVDADDWDAVPLAGTAAASASASAKVMHAGREPLLPRLAATTNTPRAQIRHMNAGAVGGSAVGVGGGRNQVTSALLDYEDTDTDTEEEDEDDDEGEDFDLYDDENIVVTTFTTPATPRPHELGRRHGAAAGAAAGAAPAPPPTTTTTTTIRLTRNNDESII